From Chryseobacterium sp. H1D6B, a single genomic window includes:
- a CDS encoding leucyl aminopeptidase family protein: MKLINKKNKKYAQIFHLFTEEEWTKTSKNFNKNISTFFTGKKHEVFINTDEESVTYFIGLGKASLQDFEVQQTAVKFSQSQKSKLQPVSSLVVADFITEKQFGEFIKGLLIGTYNYPFEKNHAVWNAKFEIHFESLSQKKLDMISQKAEALCNGQTACQDWLNKPANLKKPDIFSLYLKNLAKKNQLKYTVFNRKKCEELGLGAYLSVNQGSAYDAAFTILEYKTAVKNAKTIGLVGKCVLFDTGGISLKNPDNMHYMKSDMGGATAVLGALIYASEMQLPVNITAILPITDNAVSENAFLPSDVITAYNGKTIEVLNTDAEGRMILADGLSYLSKNYKTDVLIDLATLTGSSVRMFGDTCGALFSNNEELKNLLIKTGDKTNQRLWNLPLWDIWKDDIQSDVADLKNISMKPIGDCIIAAKFLEQFIENHPKWAHLDIAGVAFGSVGYAKEKAATGFGVQLLADLIENYH, encoded by the coding sequence ATGAAACTAATCAATAAAAAAAATAAAAAATACGCTCAGATCTTTCATTTATTTACTGAAGAAGAATGGACTAAAACGAGTAAAAATTTCAATAAAAACATCAGCACTTTTTTCACTGGAAAGAAGCATGAAGTTTTCATTAATACTGATGAAGAAAGCGTTACTTATTTTATAGGACTGGGAAAAGCATCTCTTCAGGATTTCGAGGTGCAGCAGACCGCCGTAAAATTTTCTCAGTCTCAAAAAAGTAAATTACAGCCGGTTTCCAGTTTGGTGGTCGCTGATTTTATTACTGAAAAGCAGTTTGGAGAATTTATAAAAGGACTTCTGATCGGAACTTATAACTATCCTTTTGAAAAGAATCATGCTGTTTGGAATGCTAAATTTGAAATTCATTTTGAAAGTCTGAGCCAGAAAAAACTTGACATGATCAGCCAGAAAGCTGAGGCGCTGTGCAACGGACAAACTGCCTGTCAGGACTGGCTCAATAAACCTGCCAATCTTAAGAAACCTGATATTTTCAGTTTATATCTTAAAAATTTAGCTAAAAAAAATCAATTAAAATACACCGTATTTAATAGAAAGAAATGCGAGGAACTTGGCCTAGGAGCTTATCTTTCCGTGAACCAGGGAAGTGCATATGATGCGGCTTTCACGATTTTAGAATACAAAACAGCTGTAAAAAATGCAAAAACGATTGGACTGGTCGGCAAGTGTGTATTATTTGATACCGGAGGAATATCTTTAAAGAATCCTGACAATATGCATTATATGAAATCTGATATGGGCGGTGCGACAGCGGTTTTGGGAGCTTTAATTTATGCCTCAGAAATGCAGCTTCCTGTCAATATTACTGCAATTCTACCGATCACAGACAATGCTGTTTCTGAAAATGCTTTTCTTCCCAGCGATGTGATCACAGCCTACAACGGCAAAACCATAGAAGTATTGAATACAGATGCTGAAGGAAGAATGATCTTGGCTGACGGCCTTTCTTATCTTTCTAAAAACTACAAAACAGATGTTCTTATTGATCTCGCTACACTCACGGGGAGTTCAGTAAGAATGTTCGGCGATACCTGCGGTGCTTTATTTTCTAACAATGAAGAACTGAAAAATCTATTGATAAAAACAGGAGATAAAACCAATCAAAGATTATGGAATCTTCCGTTATGGGACATCTGGAAAGATGATATTCAATCTGATGTGGCTGATCTTAAAAATATTTCTATGAAACCGATAGGTGACTGTATCATTGCAGCCAAGTTTTTAGAACAGTTTATTGAAAACCACCCTAAATGGGCCCACCTTGATATCGCAGGAGTGGCATTTGGAAGCGTGGGATATGCCAAGGAAAAGGCAGCAACCGGCTTTGGAGTGCAGCTGCTGGCCGATTTAATCGAAAATTATCACTAA
- a CDS encoding GMP synthase, protein MKDIRIALLDMNNNHVNQGFKNIKEISEAFQQQSEENVSIQIFDVRYKNEMPDAADFDIFISSGGPGDPHREGLEWETKYADFLSTIYENNKNSEEKKYLFLICHSFQLASIHWELGNICRRKSYSFGIMPVHKTDDGEQEFLFKNLPDPFHVVDSRAFQFIEPDQKRFDELGMKIMALEKSRPHINLERAVMAVRFSEEIFGTQFHPEANPASMIENLKDVKNKEAMIESFGMEKYLETLDRIDDEDKIILTRAQILPRFLQFAKKNILKFEMA, encoded by the coding sequence ATGAAAGATATTAGAATCGCATTGCTGGACATGAATAACAACCATGTAAATCAAGGCTTTAAAAATATAAAAGAAATCTCCGAAGCTTTTCAGCAGCAGTCAGAAGAAAATGTAAGCATTCAGATATTTGATGTAAGATATAAAAATGAAATGCCGGATGCGGCAGATTTTGACATCTTTATTTCTTCAGGAGGTCCTGGAGATCCGCACAGAGAAGGACTTGAATGGGAAACCAAATATGCTGATTTTCTTAGCACAATCTATGAAAACAACAAGAATTCTGAAGAAAAAAAATATCTGTTCCTGATCTGCCACTCCTTCCAATTGGCAAGTATCCATTGGGAGCTGGGAAATATCTGCAGAAGAAAATCCTATTCTTTTGGGATCATGCCGGTTCATAAAACAGATGACGGAGAGCAGGAGTTCTTGTTTAAAAACCTTCCAGATCCTTTTCATGTTGTCGATTCCAGAGCATTTCAGTTCATTGAACCCGACCAGAAACGTTTTGACGAGCTTGGAATGAAAATTATGGCTCTTGAAAAATCCCGTCCGCACATCAATTTAGAAAGAGCTGTAATGGCGGTGCGTTTTTCAGAGGAAATATTTGGAACACAATTCCACCCCGAAGCCAACCCGGCCAGCATGATTGAAAATCTGAAAGATGTGAAGAATAAGGAAGCCATGATTGAAAGTTTCGGCATGGAAAAATATCTTGAAACATTAGACAGAATAGACGATGAAGATAAGATCATCCTGACAAGGGCACAGATCCTTCCAAGATTTCTGCAGTTTGCAAAAAAAAACATTTTAAAGTTTGAAATGGCTTAA
- a CDS encoding carboxylate-amine ligase encodes MHQFTIGIEEEYQIIDVESRDLISHVSKIIEGGKAVLSENLKHEMHESMIEMETGICQNIQEARDELTNLRRHLINTAHEQGLRVSGGGTHPFSHWSDNTITQGERYIKIVDDMGDVARENLIFGLHVHIGIPNREEGVRIQNVMRYFLPHVYALSTNSPFWIGRNTGFKSYRQEIFVKFPRTGIPSYFNSLGEFDSYVDLLIKTGTIDNAKKIWWDLRVHPFYPTIEFRICDMPLRIDETVCLAAIMQSLVAKIYKLHQQNLSFRSYRRLLLNENKWRASKSGIEAHLIDFGKEESVPYPDLLKELLEFIDDVVDELGCRKEVEYAWKILENGTGADRQIKIFNETGDLTKVVDYMISETEYGITHGENAS; translated from the coding sequence ATGCATCAATTTACCATAGGAATTGAAGAAGAATATCAGATCATTGATGTTGAGAGCAGAGATCTTATCTCTCATGTTTCGAAAATTATTGAAGGTGGAAAAGCGGTTTTAAGTGAAAATTTAAAACATGAAATGCACGAATCCATGATTGAAATGGAAACAGGAATATGCCAGAATATTCAGGAAGCGAGAGACGAACTTACCAATCTGAGAAGACACCTTATCAATACTGCCCACGAGCAGGGGCTTCGTGTATCAGGAGGAGGCACACACCCTTTCTCTCATTGGTCGGACAATACGATCACCCAGGGCGAAAGATATATAAAAATCGTTGACGACATGGGAGATGTAGCACGTGAGAATCTTATTTTTGGGCTTCACGTCCACATCGGCATACCTAATCGGGAAGAAGGCGTAAGAATCCAGAATGTAATGCGTTATTTTCTGCCGCACGTGTATGCACTTTCCACTAATTCACCGTTTTGGATTGGAAGGAATACCGGTTTTAAATCTTACAGACAGGAAATTTTCGTAAAATTCCCGAGAACAGGGATACCAAGTTATTTCAACTCTCTGGGTGAGTTTGACAGCTATGTTGATCTTTTGATAAAAACAGGAACCATAGACAACGCTAAGAAAATCTGGTGGGATCTTAGGGTTCATCCGTTCTACCCTACCATTGAATTTAGAATCTGCGATATGCCTTTGAGAATAGACGAAACGGTCTGCCTTGCTGCGATTATGCAGAGTTTAGTGGCTAAAATATATAAACTCCACCAGCAGAATTTAAGTTTCAGAAGCTATAGAAGATTATTATTAAATGAAAATAAATGGCGTGCCTCTAAAAGCGGTATTGAAGCCCATCTTATTGATTTTGGAAAAGAAGAGTCTGTACCTTATCCTGATTTATTAAAGGAACTTCTCGAGTTTATTGATGATGTGGTGGATGAATTAGGATGCAGAAAGGAAGTAGAATATGCCTGGAAAATTTTGGAAAACGGAACCGGTGCCGACAGACAGATTAAGATATTCAATGAAACAGGCGATCTGACGAAAGTTGTGGATTATATGATCTCAGAAACCGAATACGGAATCACGCACGGCGAAAATGCTTCATAA
- a CDS encoding isoaspartyl peptidase/L-asparaginase, which translates to MKLIIHGGFFSESDQSHEIKTAKQNALKNIAQKAFDYLQSNAAFDTVAYAVSLLEDDELFNAGIGSQIQSDGVIRMSAAIMDGETQKLSGVINIEDVKNPIFVAKELIKEDDRVLGGRGAKIYASEHGFKDFSTEIPQRRKEYEAKLENGGKGTVGCVAIDKNGKLAVATSTGGKGFELPGRISDSATAAGNYANSFCAVSCTGVGEDIVSNATSAKIVTRVTDGMSLENAFNKTFEELKTIDGFAGAIAIDKDGNIFHKDSYPTMVFASFDGEKFEIFN; encoded by the coding sequence ATGAAACTTATAATACACGGCGGCTTTTTCTCTGAAAGCGATCAAAGCCATGAAATAAAAACAGCCAAACAGAATGCTTTAAAGAATATCGCTCAAAAAGCATTTGACTATTTACAATCTAATGCAGCTTTTGATACTGTGGCTTATGCTGTTTCTCTTTTAGAAGATGATGAGCTTTTCAATGCAGGAATAGGTTCCCAGATCCAAAGTGACGGAGTTATCCGCATGAGTGCCGCTATTATGGATGGCGAAACACAGAAGCTGAGCGGTGTTATCAATATTGAGGACGTGAAAAATCCCATTTTTGTTGCCAAAGAACTGATAAAGGAAGACGACAGGGTTTTAGGAGGAAGAGGGGCAAAAATATATGCATCGGAACATGGTTTTAAAGATTTCTCAACTGAAATTCCTCAGAGAAGAAAAGAATATGAAGCCAAATTAGAAAATGGAGGAAAGGGAACTGTAGGATGTGTAGCGATTGATAAAAACGGAAAATTGGCCGTTGCCACCTCAACCGGAGGAAAAGGTTTTGAACTTCCAGGAAGGATCTCAGATTCTGCCACTGCAGCAGGAAATTATGCCAATTCCTTCTGTGCTGTAAGCTGTACAGGCGTAGGAGAAGATATTGTGAGCAATGCAACGTCTGCAAAAATCGTAACAAGAGTTACTGATGGAATGAGTTTGGAAAATGCATTTAATAAAACCTTTGAAGAATTAAAAACAATTGACGGCTTTGCAGGTGCTATTGCTATTGATAAAGACGGTAATATTTTCCATAAAGATTCTTATCCTACTATGGTATTTGCAAGCTTTGATGGAGAGAAATTTGAGATATTTAATTAA
- the cphA gene encoding cyanophycin synthetase, which translates to MKIEKIQALRGPNIWSIRRKKLIQMRLDLEEMENFPTNKIEGFRERIEKLMPSLLAHRCSEGVEGGFFHRIETGTWMGHVIEHIALEIQSLAGMESGFGRTRETKTPGIYNVVFNYIEENAGIYAAEEAVKIAQALIEGKDYDLNACIHRLKEIRERVRLGPSTGSIVEEAVSRKIPWIRLGTNSLVQLGYGVNQQRFQATITGKTSSIAVDIACNKELTKRMLHDAAIPVPTGDLVVDEEGLEKVIEKINYPIVLKPLDGNHGKGSSINVNDWESAKIGLEHAQKYSNKVIVERYITGYDFRVLVINNKMVAAARRVPAHVVGDGELNLEQLIEKENADPRRGYGHENVLTEIAVDKDTLELLEKLQYTLETVPHKGEVVYLKSTANLSTGGTSIDVTDMVHPENITMAERISKIIGLDVCGIDIMAENLTQPLKESGAAIIEVNAAPGFRMHLAPSEGLPRNVAAPVVDMLYPQGKPFTIPIIAVTGTNGKTTTTRLISHIVKNNGYRVGFTTSDGIYIQNTMLTKGDTTGPISAEFILKDPTVEFAVLETARGGILRSGLGFSQCDIGVLTNIKEDHLGMNDIHNLKDLTKVKRVVLDSVKKNGWSVMNADDEYSMRIVNDLPSNVAIFSLDENNPHIKKFAKEGRITCVYEEGFVTIKKGDWKIRIGKVKDFPITMEGKAKFMIANVLAASLACYLYGFGIEDISNSLRTFIPSAQLTPGRLNVFKFKNFKVLIDFAHNPAGYEAIEDYLKNVESTKKIGIISGVGDRRDEDIRLCGKIAGRMFDYIIIRNEKHLRGRKEEEINGLIIDGIQEAGRDVSYEIIPKEIEALKHAMGMAEEGTFITALSDVISNAIDLVQEYQAKELLEDDKMN; encoded by the coding sequence ATGAAAATTGAGAAGATACAAGCTTTAAGGGGTCCGAATATTTGGAGTATAAGACGAAAGAAGCTGATACAGATGAGGTTGGACCTTGAAGAGATGGAAAATTTTCCCACCAATAAAATAGAAGGCTTTAGAGAAAGAATAGAAAAACTAATGCCGTCTCTCCTTGCGCATCGATGTTCTGAAGGCGTAGAAGGCGGTTTTTTTCATAGAATAGAGACCGGAACCTGGATGGGGCATGTGATTGAACATATTGCTTTGGAAATCCAGTCCTTAGCAGGAATGGAAAGCGGTTTTGGAAGAACAAGAGAAACAAAAACCCCTGGGATTTATAACGTTGTTTTTAATTACATTGAAGAAAATGCAGGGATTTATGCTGCAGAAGAAGCCGTGAAAATAGCTCAAGCTTTAATTGAAGGAAAGGACTATGATCTTAATGCTTGTATCCATAGGTTAAAAGAAATTAGAGAACGGGTACGTCTCGGCCCTTCAACAGGAAGTATTGTTGAAGAAGCGGTATCCAGAAAAATTCCTTGGATCAGATTAGGAACTAACTCTTTGGTACAGCTGGGATACGGAGTCAACCAGCAGAGATTTCAGGCAACCATTACAGGAAAAACAAGTTCTATTGCAGTGGATATCGCCTGCAATAAAGAACTAACTAAAAGAATGCTTCATGACGCGGCAATCCCGGTTCCTACAGGAGATTTGGTGGTTGATGAAGAAGGATTAGAAAAAGTAATCGAAAAAATAAATTATCCTATTGTTCTTAAACCTTTAGATGGAAATCATGGAAAAGGCTCATCCATCAATGTTAATGATTGGGAAAGTGCAAAAATAGGATTAGAACACGCTCAGAAATATTCTAATAAAGTAATTGTTGAGAGATATATTACAGGATATGATTTCAGAGTACTTGTTATCAATAATAAAATGGTGGCTGCCGCCAGAAGGGTTCCTGCTCATGTTGTAGGAGACGGAGAATTAAATCTGGAGCAGCTTATTGAAAAAGAAAATGCAGATCCGAGAAGAGGATACGGCCATGAAAATGTGCTTACAGAAATTGCTGTTGATAAAGACACTCTTGAGCTGCTTGAGAAGCTTCAGTATACTTTAGAAACAGTTCCTCATAAAGGGGAAGTGGTCTATTTAAAATCTACTGCGAATCTTTCTACAGGCGGAACTTCAATAGACGTCACAGATATGGTACACCCTGAAAATATCACCATGGCAGAAAGAATATCCAAAATAATAGGACTGGATGTCTGCGGTATCGATATTATGGCTGAAAATCTTACACAGCCTCTTAAAGAAAGCGGGGCTGCTATTATTGAAGTGAATGCAGCTCCGGGATTCAGAATGCACCTTGCTCCAAGTGAAGGCCTGCCAAGAAACGTTGCCGCTCCTGTAGTAGATATGCTTTATCCGCAGGGAAAACCTTTCACTATTCCGATCATTGCGGTGACAGGAACAAACGGGAAAACAACCACAACAAGATTAATTTCTCATATTGTTAAAAATAACGGATACAGAGTAGGATTTACCACATCAGACGGTATTTATATTCAAAATACGATGCTGACGAAAGGAGATACTACAGGACCTATTTCTGCTGAATTTATCCTAAAAGATCCCACTGTTGAATTTGCTGTGCTGGAAACAGCAAGAGGAGGAATTCTGCGTTCCGGATTAGGGTTCTCTCAGTGTGATATCGGAGTTTTAACCAATATTAAAGAAGATCATTTAGGAATGAATGATATTCATAATCTTAAAGATCTTACCAAGGTTAAAAGAGTTGTGCTTGACAGTGTGAAGAAAAACGGATGGAGCGTGATGAATGCTGATGATGAGTATTCTATGAGAATTGTGAATGATCTGCCGAGTAACGTAGCTATTTTCAGTCTGGATGAAAACAATCCGCATATTAAAAAGTTCGCTAAAGAAGGAAGAATCACGTGCGTATATGAAGAAGGTTTTGTAACGATTAAAAAAGGCGACTGGAAAATAAGAATCGGAAAAGTAAAAGATTTCCCGATTACCATGGAAGGCAAAGCTAAATTTATGATCGCAAATGTGCTGGCGGCAAGTTTAGCATGTTATCTGTATGGTTTTGGCATTGAAGATATTTCAAACTCTTTAAGAACATTTATTCCAAGTGCCCAGCTTACTCCAGGAAGACTGAATGTTTTTAAATTTAAGAACTTTAAAGTTTTAATAGATTTCGCCCACAATCCTGCAGGATATGAAGCGATCGAAGATTATCTGAAAAATGTAGAATCTACAAAGAAAATAGGCATTATTTCAGGGGTTGGTGACAGGAGAGATGAAGATATCAGACTGTGCGGGAAAATTGCCGGAAGAATGTTCGACTACATTATTATCAGAAACGAAAAACATCTCCGCGGAAGGAAAGAAGAAGAGATCAACGGATTGATCATTGACGGGATTCAGGAAGCGGGAAGAGATGTAAGCTATGAAATTATTCCTAAAGAAATTGAAGCTTTAAAGCATGCCATGGGAATGGCTGAAGAAGGTACTTTTATTACTGCTTTAAGTGATGTGATCTCTAATGCGATAGACCTTGTCCAGGAATATCAAGCGAAAGAGCTGCTTGAAGACGATAAAATGAATTAA
- a CDS encoding ATPase, with the protein MEEKIIVCISCYYKGYDFMDQMKKLGNKIILVTSEGLKEKNWPWHAIDEVFYMPELKPSVWNLEHLIQGFSHLMKTRKVDAVVALDDYDVEKAALIRETFRIPGMGQTTHRYFRDKLAMRQKAKDSGINVPEFTAVFNNDEVNAFIEKIPPPWVLKPRSEASASGIKKITAKEQLWEALDTLGEERHLFLLESFKPGDVYHVDSLTFNKEIVFTSASKYLAPPMQVSHEGGVFRTKTLGRYSDEFKALDEVNAKVISSFGLINGATHTEFIQSRENGKWYFLETSSRVGGAHIPDLVEASSSINIWREWAKIEDALLRSKNYEVSKPTGYYSGLIVALIKDKQPDYNEFECEEAVKFIPIDYHVGIVYKSSDSEKVQERLDTAAEKIHTQLLNIIPPLSRPKN; encoded by the coding sequence ATGGAGGAGAAAATCATAGTATGTATTTCGTGCTATTATAAAGGCTATGATTTCATGGACCAAATGAAGAAACTTGGCAATAAAATAATCCTAGTCACTTCAGAAGGTCTTAAGGAAAAAAACTGGCCTTGGCACGCTATTGATGAGGTATTTTACATGCCCGAACTCAAACCGTCTGTCTGGAATTTAGAACATCTGATTCAAGGATTTTCACATTTAATGAAAACCCGGAAAGTAGACGCCGTAGTTGCTCTTGACGATTATGATGTGGAAAAAGCGGCGCTTATCCGGGAAACATTTCGTATTCCCGGTATGGGACAGACTACACACCGCTATTTTAGAGATAAACTTGCGATGCGCCAGAAAGCAAAAGATTCAGGGATCAATGTTCCAGAATTCACGGCGGTTTTTAACAACGATGAAGTTAATGCATTCATTGAAAAAATTCCTCCTCCATGGGTTTTAAAACCCCGCTCCGAAGCATCAGCATCAGGAATAAAAAAAATAACAGCCAAGGAACAGCTTTGGGAAGCTTTAGATACTCTTGGAGAAGAACGGCACCTCTTTTTATTGGAAAGTTTCAAACCTGGAGATGTCTACCATGTGGACAGTTTAACATTTAATAAAGAAATAGTATTTACATCTGCATCAAAATACCTCGCTCCTCCCATGCAGGTTTCTCACGAAGGCGGTGTTTTCAGAACAAAAACGTTAGGAAGATATTCAGACGAATTCAAAGCGCTTGATGAGGTGAATGCAAAAGTGATTTCCAGTTTTGGACTGATAAACGGAGCAACGCACACAGAATTTATACAAAGCAGAGAAAACGGTAAATGGTATTTCTTAGAAACTTCCTCACGAGTGGGAGGCGCGCACATTCCAGATCTGGTAGAAGCTTCGAGCAGCATTAATATATGGAGAGAATGGGCCAAAATAGAAGATGCTCTTTTAAGATCTAAAAACTATGAAGTTTCCAAACCTACAGGATATTATTCAGGACTGATTGTGGCTTTAATTAAGGATAAACAACCTGATTATAATGAATTTGAATGTGAAGAAGCTGTAAAATTCATTCCGATAGATTATCATGTGGGAATTGTTTACAAATCCAGCGATTCCGAAAAAGTACAGGAAAGACTGGACACTGCCGCCGAGAAAATACATACCCAGCTTCTGAATATCATTCCGCCTCTGAGCAGGCCTAAAAACTAG
- a CDS encoding alpha/beta hydrolase-fold protein, whose amino-acid sequence MRFELYTEESDERTIYITGNFNNWNPRDNAFMLTQSDPNNFFIEIDDQILPSDIEYKFTKGGWENVELDSYGNITPNRKIQKTEKYVSDIVKKWRLNWGPFKKEFFPIVEIISEEFYIPQLDRYRKIWALLPYDYYVSNKNYPVMYLQDAQNLFNEGSGYGNWEIDKKLSILAEYGRGDVIVIAIEHGGAERIKEYIFDNDNIASGSEGKKYIRFIADTLKPFVDENYRTKKDRENTGIGGSSLGALISLYSGFLYPEVYSKLLIFSPSLWVEPNNNFPMMNFRVPFKTKIYLYGGEQEGSKMIKRIRLFEDYLKRWEKKNLFDFEFRTSINPEGTHNEFYWSQEFPRAIEWLFYDNTENPVEVTPQQKSIKN is encoded by the coding sequence ATGAGATTTGAACTTTACACTGAAGAAAGTGATGAAAGAACGATATATATCACAGGAAATTTCAATAATTGGAATCCTAGAGATAATGCTTTTATGCTTACACAGTCCGATCCCAATAATTTTTTCATAGAAATTGATGATCAGATTCTCCCTTCAGATATTGAATATAAATTCACAAAGGGCGGCTGGGAAAACGTTGAATTAGACAGCTACGGAAATATCACTCCGAACCGGAAGATTCAAAAAACAGAAAAATATGTTTCTGATATTGTGAAAAAATGGAGACTCAACTGGGGACCGTTCAAGAAGGAATTTTTCCCTATTGTAGAAATTATTTCGGAGGAGTTTTATATTCCGCAGCTTGACCGCTACCGTAAAATATGGGCTCTTCTTCCCTATGATTATTATGTTTCCAATAAAAACTACCCTGTTATGTATCTTCAGGATGCGCAAAATTTATTTAATGAAGGAAGCGGATACGGAAACTGGGAAATCGACAAAAAACTTTCGATCCTTGCTGAATACGGCCGCGGTGACGTCATTGTGATCGCCATAGAACACGGCGGCGCAGAAAGAATTAAAGAATATATTTTCGATAATGACAATATTGCCAGCGGCTCGGAAGGTAAAAAATACATCCGTTTTATCGCAGACACCTTAAAACCATTTGTAGATGAGAACTACCGGACCAAAAAAGACCGCGAAAACACCGGCATCGGAGGAAGTTCTTTAGGAGCTTTAATAAGCCTCTACAGCGGTTTTCTATACCCTGAAGTGTATTCTAAATTATTGATCTTTTCTCCTTCTTTATGGGTAGAACCTAATAATAATTTTCCGATGATGAATTTCAGAGTTCCTTTTAAAACCAAAATTTATCTGTACGGAGGCGAGCAGGAAGGTTCTAAAATGATCAAAAGAATCCGTCTTTTTGAAGATTATCTCAAAAGGTGGGAGAAAAAAAATCTGTTTGATTTTGAATTCAGAACAAGCATCAACCCCGAAGGAACCCATAATGAGTTTTACTGGTCTCAGGAGTTCCCGAGAGCGATTGAATGGCTTTTTTATGACAACACCGAAAATCCAGTAGAAGTAACCCCACAACAAAAAAGCATTAAAAATTAA
- a CDS encoding alpha/beta hydrolase-fold protein: MPNIEHTDFYSHILGTSLKVEVTGHYGYPIIMFPTSQGLYTQNHDFNLNGSINWFIEQGKVKLYNIQTIDSWSFYDDKISPQQRIKNYEAYVQFLIQEFVPYIQKLHNSHRVAVAGASFGGYHAANFAFRFPDVVSHLFCLSGAFSIRNFMDGYSDELVYFNCPKEFVKNDEAWKYKHMHIVLSTSDQDICRDKNLEMADILSSKGIDFWYDERKWISHDWTLWRMVFPIFIGRFFS, encoded by the coding sequence ATGCCGAATATAGAACACACTGATTTCTATTCACATATCTTAGGAACAAGCCTTAAAGTAGAAGTAACCGGACATTACGGATACCCCATCATTATGTTTCCCACTTCTCAAGGATTATATACCCAAAATCATGATTTTAATCTTAACGGAAGCATCAATTGGTTTATAGAACAGGGAAAGGTAAAACTTTATAATATCCAGACGATCGACAGCTGGAGTTTTTACGATGATAAAATCTCTCCTCAGCAGAGAATAAAAAATTATGAAGCATATGTTCAGTTTCTGATTCAGGAATTTGTTCCGTATATCCAAAAACTTCACAACAGTCATCGTGTAGCTGTTGCAGGAGCAAGTTTCGGAGGGTATCACGCTGCTAATTTTGCTTTTAGATTTCCAGATGTTGTTTCCCATTTATTCTGTCTTTCGGGAGCTTTCAGCATCCGTAATTTCATGGACGGTTATTCCGATGAGCTGGTTTATTTCAATTGTCCAAAAGAATTTGTAAAGAATGATGAAGCATGGAAATATAAACACATGCATATTGTTTTAAGTACATCTGATCAGGACATCTGCAGAGATAAAAACTTGGAAATGGCAGATATTTTATCTTCAAAAGGAATAGATTTCTGGTATGATGAACGAAAATGGATCAGCCACGACTGGACGTTATGGAGAATGGTCTTTCCAATATTTATAGGACGTTTTTTCTCCTAG
- a CDS encoding cyanophycinase, whose translation MKPVGKLIIIGGAVNKGSFAETDYDQNIEKNLNFFERGILRKIITESKHKEDSVIEVVTTASQIPQIVGTEYKKAFEFLGAKNVNILDVHNREEANSDAIVARANAADVVMFTGGDQLRLTSILGGTRFHDTILLKYQEQDFIYSGTSAGAAAASENMIYQGSSSEALLKGEIKTTQGLGLIDNVIVDTHFVQRGRIGRLFQAVVNNPRTLGIGLGEDTGLFIYNDVMTAVGSGLVIIVDGRFIKDTNLTNINLGEPISIDNLTVHVMSMNDHFDLKTRDLTIENSQFNPIPQDK comes from the coding sequence ATGAAACCCGTTGGAAAATTAATTATAATCGGAGGGGCTGTAAACAAAGGAAGCTTTGCTGAAACCGATTACGATCAAAACATTGAAAAGAACCTCAATTTTTTTGAAAGAGGTATTTTAAGAAAAATAATCACTGAATCTAAACATAAAGAAGACTCTGTCATTGAAGTTGTTACCACAGCTTCACAAATTCCTCAGATTGTAGGAACAGAATATAAGAAGGCTTTCGAGTTTTTAGGCGCTAAAAATGTCAATATTCTTGATGTCCACAACCGTGAGGAAGCAAATTCTGATGCTATCGTTGCAAGGGCCAACGCGGCAGATGTTGTGATGTTCACGGGGGGAGACCAGCTTAGGCTGACTTCTATTCTTGGAGGAACAAGATTTCACGATACCATCTTATTAAAATATCAGGAACAGGATTTTATCTATTCCGGAACTTCTGCAGGCGCGGCAGCCGCTTCTGAAAATATGATTTATCAGGGAAGCAGTTCTGAAGCACTTCTGAAAGGTGAAATTAAAACTACACAAGGTTTAGGACTGATAGACAATGTAATTGTTGATACCCATTTTGTACAAAGAGGAAGAATCGGGCGTCTTTTTCAAGCAGTTGTCAATAATCCGAGAACTTTAGGAATAGGTCTGGGCGAAGATACCGGACTTTTCATTTATAATGATGTAATGACTGCTGTAGGCTCAGGACTTGTGATTATCGTAGACGGAAGGTTTATTAAGGATACAAACCTCACCAATATTAATCTCGGTGAACCCATTTCCATAGATAATCTTACCGTACACGTGATGTCTATGAATGACCACTTTGATTTAAAAACGAGAGATCTCACGATAGAAAACTCCCAGTTTAACCCAATACCCCAAGATAAATAA